GATAACACGACGACACAAGTCCTATCAAAAATAGTGCGATTATTATCCTGGCGAGATTACTTTGGTATAGGGCCTTTCTAATGGAGTATCCAATTCCATTTGTAGCAGCCAAAAATTCTGCCACAATGGTCCCTACCATTGCCATTGTTCCACTGCCGACCACTACAGTGACAACCTTTTCCAGATTCTCAATGGTCCTTATCTTTAACATAAGCCCTCTTTTGAGCCTGCCAGTGATCTTGAAGAAGTGTTCTACCTCGGGAACAGGTACAGAAAATATACCAATAAAGCTTAAAAGTAGTGGGAAGTAGCAAATGAGCCCTGCTATGATGATTCGGGAAGCCAGGCCATCTCCAAAAAATAGGAAGATAATTGGGCTTACAGCTACTACAGGATAGGCCTGGAGATTATAAGAAGCAGTCTTTGCTAAGGACCCTGCCCATGACTTTAGCGACGCAAGGCTTGCAACGATTATGGCAAGCAACGTGGCAAAAGCATGCCCAATTACAGCCACTACAAAGGTATTTAGGGTGGCAAAAAGGTATGGACGAAATATGTTTTTCGCCTCTTCTAAAAGTTCTTGAAAAGAAGGAATAACGTAGTCTGAGACATTAAACGAGTATTTGATGCCCAAGAGTAGGAACAAAAAGATTGCAAATATGATTACGAATTGTGTGAGTCGTTCTAAGGCCTGCATGATTCAAGTCGCAATCTCAAGTACCTCAATCCCCTTTTCCTTTATTGTTGACTGTGGATAAGGACAACAGGGTGTTTCATCAAGCCCTTTAATTTTAAAAAGTTTTTTAATAGAGGAATTGGTAGGCCGTTTGAGAATGAATATCTGTTTAGAAAACCTCGCTACCTCAATTACATGATGGCTTATGTAGAGTATTGTACGATTGGAGAATTCTTTTTTGATAAATTGAAGTATCTTTTCTCTTGTGGGTTCATCTACATTGGAAAGTGCTTCATCGATTATCAGACAATCAAAATTTTGAGTAAGGTATCGTGCGATGTTCACCCTGTTTTTTTGGCCCTGGGAGAGATCCTTAAAGCGGGTGTTCAGGTCAACACTTTCGAGACCTATTTTTTTGAATTTTTCAAGTAGATGTTGATTGTCTTTAACCGACACCTTTTGGAGGTGTTGGTATACGGATTCCCAGTTTGGGAACCTCTCTTCGCTGTGAGAATATAGAATAGGGCCGCTTGCCGGTTCCTTTTTTACAAGGCCTCTAGAGGGTTTTAAAATCCCTGCTAGTATCTTGCCAAGCGTAGATTTACCTGCTCCAGAGAGCCCAAACAAGGAGAAAAAGCCTGGTCCTTTTATAGTAAAGGATAAGTTTTCAAAAAGGAGCCATTCCTCTTTGGGATAACCAAATGTTATACCAGAGGCGCTGAGAATCATGGTGGCTTAGGCATTCGTATTAAATCTCTTACCGTCCATGGTCAGCAGCTTGCCATTTTTACTTTCTGCCTTTCATTAATTTCTCCAAACGCCTTTGTTTTTTCTTGCGTCTTTTAATAATTTGTTTGACAGTTTTATCAAGGATGTCTTTTCTCAGCTGTATTATTTCAGAGTCTGCTCCAAATACTGCTGTCTTCAGGTATTCAAAGCCAAACTGCATGAGTTCTACGTCGTCCTCTAAAATCTTCTTCAATACGTCTTCTTTTACGATATAGGTATCTAAGAATCTGCTTTCAAAAACAAATTTCCTGAAGCGCTCCATATTGGTAGTGGCCATGTAAAAAAGTTCTCTGGCCCTTGGTGGCATTTCTGTTTCTTCGCCAAAGGAACGTTTCCTCAAAATGAGTTCAAGCCAGCCCCTGTTCATGGAATCATAAAGATCTGCTTCCTGGTCGGCACGCCATGAATCAACTGTCCATGTGGCTGGCTCCTCAAAGCCTTTACAATGAGCTTCTTTTACAACGAAGAAGAATTCCTCTTCTTCTCCAGCATGCTTTTCCTGCTGTCTCAGGCTTGCTATCCCTATTGGGTAATATCTGCAGGAAACGGGTCTGTCAGTATAAATCTGGCAGCCCTCAGGGGTTACAAAAGGACACTGTCCGTCTCGTTCTTCCATCATTTTGAGGCGTGCCACCGGAATACCGGTAATTCCCAGGAGCTCAGGTTCAGTATAGAGCCTGAGGAATAGGTCTGAGGTAAGTCCAAGTCTAGTCTTCATTCTAATGATATCGTAAGGTGTGAGGATTATGTTCATGTTTCTGCAACACTTTGTGAAACACGATACCCCTGGATGACACTTGAACTGAAACTCGCTGTCTCTCTCAAGTCTTACTGGCTGAATAGCGCTTCCTGGTTTATTCTTTTTAAGAGCCTGATCTACCCTTTTTTCCAAGTCTTTTAAGGCCATCTGTCACCTTCCAATAAAAAAGTAAATTTATTTTCTAATTGAATATCGAAATTCTTAATAAGCTTGTGTCAAATGCTTACAAAGTCAAGAAATCATGACATTGAAGCAATTCATCACTGCATTGCCTGAGGCTTACCACCGAGTAAGCAAAGGAAGTATAATTTATAAAATCCGTTCCTGGAAGATTGCTGAAGACTTTTCCTAAATAGTAGCATCTGCCTTGCATCCCAAGAGCACAATCAGTGTTTTTGGCTGAGATTGGGGCGAGACATTGGCAATTGCAGCCCATTTGAGCGGTTACATTTAATATGGTTTGGTCAGGAATTCGATATTCGTTCTTCATTGTCTGAGACGCATTTATCATATAATTGAGTAGCTTTTTCAAGGTCTAATTTAGTATTAATATTTAGTACTGAAAGTTCTGTAAAGAAATTTTGTGGAAGTTCGTCCAATCTAACAATAGTATGTGGCACAGATTCTACCAGTCCTTTTAAAGAAAGATTTCCTGATAAAATTCTTTTTTCTACAATGGAGACTAGTTCTTTTTTATATATAGCATGAAGGGGTTCAAGCCCTTTTTGGCTGAGGGGGACAACTACTGGTGCGCTTGAGCGAATAGATCTCATGTGCGCCACTAGCTTATCGCTCAAAAAGGGCATATCGCAGGCAATCAAAAAAACCCTATCAGATCTAGCATTTAGCAGAGAGGCATGAAGTCCAGCTAATGGGCCTTTCCCCGGATAAATATCCTTAATTACTTTCACACCGAAGGACTTATAGGGGGCGGCATCCCTTGCAACAATGAATAGCTCTTCAGTATTCTTGTGAAGAATATCTATAATCTTTTTAATTATTGGGATTCCATGAATAGGAAAAAGTGCTTTATTTTCTCCAAATCTGGAACTCTTTCCTCCTGCGAGTATGGCACCTGTCATGAACTCACAATACGTCAATTTTTCCCTCTTGACAATTTCCATCGCCCTTAATATAAACTATGCCACTGAGTGGTGATTCAGTTTTGGGGTTAAATAGTCAAATAGTATTAAGATTCACTATTGAACAGTCCTTTAGGGCTCAGGAATCGGACCAAATGAATAAGAGAATAGAGAACTATATTTTATCAGCCTATATAATTCGCTCTATGAGGACCAAGCACAATGGTCGTTGGCCATTGTGCTTTTTTTGTCAATAAATAAAAATAATAGGAGGTATGTAAGATGCCAAGCTTTGTCAACCCGGAAAAGTGTGACGGTTGCAAAGGCGGGGAGAAGACAGCATGTATGTACATCTGCCCCAATGACCTCATGGTCCTTAATCCGGATGCTATGAGGGCCTACAACCAGGAACCAGACCAGTGCTGGGAGTGCTACAGTTGTGTTAAGATCTGTCCTCAGGGTGCTATTGAGGTGCGTCATTATGCAGATATCGCCCCAATGGGTGGTTACGTGCAGCCAATGCGTGGTACTGACTCCATCATGTGGACAGTTAAGTTCCGTAATGGCAACATGAAGCGCTTTAAATTCCCCATCAGGACCACTCCAGAAGGTTCAATCAAACCCTATGATGGCAAGCCAAGTCCTGGTGCAGATCAGCTCGACAATGAGCTTCTTTTCACTGAGACAGAAGGTGGCAGGGCAACCTGCAAGCCCTCAGACTTTTCCTAAGTCGTGACGAGGGATGTGGCTATAACGAACTAAATAAAATTTTTAAAATAAGGAGGATTTAAAATGGCACTTCCTAATAAACCAACTTGGGAGCTTTTGGCAGAGCCTGATCTTTCCAAGGTTCCTGTAGAGGAGCATGAATATGATGCCCTCCTCGTTGGCGGTGGTATGGCTTGCTGCGGCGCAGCATGGGAAATTGGAAAGTGGTTGCCCGATGGTGCAACCTGTGCTCTCGTAGACAAGGCTGCTCTTGAGCGTTCAGGTGCAGTTGCACAGGGTCTTTCAGCTATCAATACATATATTGGTGAGAATACTCCAGCAGACTACGTCCGCATGGTCAGGAATGACCTTATGGGTGTTGTCCGTGAGGACCTTATCTTTGACCTTGGACGTCACGTCGACGATTCAGTCCATCACTTTGAGGAGTGGGGACTTCCAATCTGGAAGAAGAAGGGTTCTGAAGGAAAGAAGCTTACTGAGGGCGGCGAGCCAGTCCGTACCGGTAAGTGGCAGATTATGATCAACGGTGAATCCTACAAGTGCATCGTTGCAGAGGCAGCCAAGGCAGCACTTGAGGAAAAGGGTTATGATCTCTTTGAGCGTATTTTCATCGTCAAGCTCCTCCTTGATGCCAACAAGCCCAACACCATCGCTGGTGCTGTTGGCTTCAGCGTACGTGAGAACAAAGTGCACATCTTTAAGGCAAAGGCAATACTTGTTGCCTGCGGTGGTGCAGTCAACATCTTCCGCCCACGTTCAACCGACGAAGGTAAGGGTCGTGCATGGTACCCAGTATGGAACGCAGGTTCCACCTACACCATGTGTATGCAGGTCGGTGCCGAGATGACCATGATGGAGAACCGCTTCACCCCATCCCGCTTCAAGGATGGTTATGGTCCTGTTGGTGCATGGTTCCTCCTCTTCAAGGCAACCGTGACCAACGGTTATGGTGAGCACTATCTCAAGAGTGATGCATGTAAGGCAGAGCTTGAGAAGTATGCTCCATATGGAACTGCTCCGATTATCCCAACATGTCTCCGTAACCATCTCATGCTCTTTGAGATGAAAGAAGGCCGCGGCCCAATCTATATGGACACTGCAGCAGCACTCAATGCCTTCCTCGAGGAGAAGAGGGCAGAGGGTATGGATGAGAAGTCCCTCAAGAGATACTGGAAAGAGCTCGAGAGCGAGGCATGGGAAGACTTCCTTGACATGTCAGTTGGTCAGGCAGGTCTCTGGGCCTCAATGAATATCGAGCCTGAGAAGGTTGGTTCTGAGATTATGCCAACAGAGCCATACATGCTTGGTTCACACTCTGGTTGCTGTGGTATCTGGGTCAGCGGTCCAAATGAGGACTGGGTACCAGATGACTACAAGTGGGGATACAACCGTATGACCACAGTAAATGGTCTCTTCACCGCTGGTGACGGTGTCGGTGCATCAGGCCATAAGTTCTCCTCAGGTTCACACGCTGAGGGTCGTATTGCTGCAAAGGCTATGGCCCGCTACATCCGTGACAACAAAGATTTCACCCCAACTATAAAGCAGAGCGCTGATGAGTTGAAGGCTGAAATCTACAAACCTGTAACCGTCTACTATGAGAACTATCAGAAGACCACCCATGAAATGGTCAACCCCAACTACATCAAGCCACGTCATATGATGGAACGCTTGATGAAGTACACTGACGAATACGGTGCAGGTTGGTCACCATACTATATGACCAACGCAAAACTTCTTGATATTGCAATGCAGCATCTCCAGTGGCTCCGTGAAGACTCTGAGAAGATGGCTGCTGGTGGTCTCCATGAGCTCCTCCGCGCATGGGAGAACCTCCACAGGATCTGGTGTGTTGAGGACCACCTCCGCCACATCCAGTTCCGCGAAGAGAGCCGTTATCCTGGATTCTATTATCGCGGTGACTTCCCAGAAGCCGACTCCAAGACCTTCGAGGAAGGCGGATGGAAGTGCTTCGTAAACTCCAAGTACAATCCTGAGACCGGTGAATGGGAAGTTATGAAGAAGCCATGCCATCAGATCATTCCTGACTAATATTTGGGAGTGATGGTGTGGGCTTGAATTAGGCTGTAATCCAGGCACTGCATAGCAGCGGTGCCTGGATTTTTGTATAATGAAAAGATATATATAGGTGTAGGTGTAGGTGTAGGTGTAGGTAAAGCTTGCAAATACACCTACACTTACATCAAAAATGAAAAAAGGAGCGGGCTTATGAGTGATAAGATTCTGGTTATTGGTGGCGGCTTTTCGGGGCTTACGGCCGCATGCGAGGCCGCCGAAATGGGTTATGAAGTAGCAATTGTTGAAAGAGAAGATTATTTAGGAGGTCGAGTGGCTCAGCTTAACAAGTATTTTCCTAAGCTGTGTCCACCTACCTGCGGATTGGAGATCAATTTTAAAAGGATTCGCACAAATCCTAGAATAACATTTTACACACGCTCAGAGGTGGAGTCCGTGTCTGGTGGACCTGGGGCTTATAATGTAAAGATCAAAGTTAACCCAAAGTATACCACACCTCAGTGTATGAACTGTAAGCCAGGCGAGGCAGCTGCAACGACAGAGGTACCAAACGAATTCAATTTTGGGATGGATACTAGGAAGGGAATTTATCTTCCTCACCCTATGGCCTTCCCAAACCAGTGTGTAATGGATCCCGCTGTAGCACAGTCTGATGAGGGCAAAGCCATTGAGGCAGCTATGCCTGCCGGCCACATCGACCTTGGCCAACAGCCCGAGACAATAGATCTGAATGTGGGCGCCATCATCATAGCAACTGGGTGGGATCCCTACGATGCAACAAAGATGGACAATCTCGGATTCGGAAAGTATGAAAATATAATCACCAACATGATGATGGAGCGTATGGCATCTCCATCAGGACCAACCGGTGGAAAGATCCTTAGGCCTTCAGATAAAGAGGCTCCTAAGAGTATTGGATTCGTACAGTGTGCAGGTTCCCGCGATGAAAATCACCTGCCCTACTGTTCATTCATATGCTGCATGGCCACATTAAAGCAGATCACCTATATAAGAGAACAATACCCAGATACGGATGTTTATGTCTTTTATATAGATATTCGTGCAGCAGGTAGGAAATATGAGAATTTCTATGCCAAGGTAAAGGCAGACGAAAAGGTGAAATTTATCAAAGGAAAGGTTGCCGAAGTACGCGAGGGATCAAGCCCGGGAAGTGTGATACTGGTTGCAGAAGATACTATCGGGGGCGGAAAAGTAGAGCAAGAAGTCGACCTTGCAGTATTGGCAACTGGAATGCAGCCAACAGGTGCCAAGGTAAAGATACCTGGTATTCAATATGATGAAGATGGTTTTGTGGTGCAACAAGAAGGCATCATCCCCTGTGGATGTGCTAAGAGGCCAGCAGACGTTGTATCATCGGCCCAGAGTGCCACAGCCGCAGCATTAAAGGCAGTTCAGACCATTGTTAGGAGGGCAGGATAATGTCAAAAAAGATCGGAGTATATATATACACAGGAGATGGAATCAAGGAGGCCATTGATGTAGACAAGCTTGTAGAGCTTGCTACAGGAGAACTGGGCGCCACAGTGGCCAAGACCCATGAGAATCTGTACTCACCAGATGGCGTTGCAATGGTGAAGCAGGACGTGGAGTCTGAAGGCCTTAATGCCATAGTGATTGCTGGTGTATCCCCAAGACATGAATTTAAAGAATTTGATTTTCCAGGGGTTTACCTTGAAAAGCTTGGCCTTAGAGAGTTAGTGGCCTGGAGTCATCAAATTTCAGAAGATGACGAGAATGCTGATGCCAAAAAGGAACATGTACAGGAACTGGCAGAGGATTACATTCGCATGGCTGTTACCAAGGTTCAGAAGGCAGAAATGCCAGAGCCTGATAAGATGGAGCAGCCAAGCGACCGCATCCTAGTAATTGGTGGTGGTGTAACAGGTATGACAGCAGCACTAGAGGCTGCCGAAGCTGGTTATAAGGTAACAATAGTAGAAAGAGAACCTGAACTAGGTGGTTTTGCTGCTAAATTGAGAAAACAGCTTCCTCTTGGCCCTGATTATTCTCAATTGGTACCTCCTCTTGTTCAGGATCTTATCTCTAAAGTACAGTCCAATGATAATATTGAAGTGAAGACCTCAACTGAGGTTGCACGTATTGCAAATGTCCCAGGTGATTACCGAGTGTCATTTAAAGAGGCAGGAACAAAGAGCGAGTGGGATGCACCTGTGCCCCTTACAGATGAAGAAAAACTTGATGAAAACGGTAACGAGCTTCCGGCTGAAGAATTAAAGAAGAAATACGAAGAAAAGAATGAAGGACGAAAAGAATATACGGAAGTAGATCCAAATGCTGAGGTCTACGGAGCAGTTATAGTTGCATCTGGATGGAAGCCATACGTGCCGGCAGAAGGTGAATTTGAACATCTGGCATGGGGCAATCCAAATGTAGTTACTAACTGCCAGTTTGAAGAACTTGCAAAGGCTGGGAAGGTCAAGAGGCCCTCTGACGGAAAAGAAGTAAAGGCTGTTGCCTTCATTCAGAGTCCAGGTGGTAAAGACGACGATGCTGACTTTCCATATGCTTCTGCAGTAACAAGTCTCGTTTCATTAAAACAGGCAAAATACGTTAGAGAGGATCAGCCTGAAGAAGGTAAGGCCTACATCTTTTATCAGCACATGAGGACACCTGGTCAATACGAATATTTCTATAAGGGACTCCAGGACGATCCAGGCATCTTCCTTGCCAAAGGCTCAGTTACAGAGGTAAAGGACAATGGCCAGGGTGGCCTTACAGTTAATGTAGAAAATACTCTTCTTGGCGATTCAATTAGCGTAGATGTGGATATGGTTGTCCTTGCTACGGGAATGGTACCAACCACAAGGGATGAAGCAGTTGTAAACCTGGCATACAGACAGGGACCTGCCTTTAGGGATCTGGATCTTTTTGGAGGATATTGTGATTCTAACTTCATCTGCTTCCCCTATGAGACAAGACGTACCGGAATCTATGCCGCAGGTGGTGTACACAGGTCCATGACCATTAAGGAGGCAATGGAAGATGCAGCTGGGGCAGCATTAAAGGCAGTACAGTGTATTAAGGCTGCCCAGGAAGGTCATGCTGTCCATCCAAGAACTTGGGATTATGATTATCCAAGCTTCTACTTCCAGCGTTGTACCCAGTGTAAGCGTTGTACTGAGGAGTGTCCATTTGGCGCACTGGACGACGATGAAAAGGGAACACCCAAGCCGAATCCAACAAGGTGTAGGCGTTGCGGGACCTGTATGGGTGCATGCCCAGAGAGGATCATTGGATTCAAGGATTACAACATCGATGTTGTGGGATCTATGATTAAGGCCATTGAGGTCCCAGATGATGACGATGAAAAACTCCGCATGATAGTCTTTGCCTGTGAGAACGATGCGTATCCATGCCTTGATATGGCTGCATCCAAGGGCTACTGGTGGTCTCCATTGGTGAGGATAATACCAGTGAGATGCCTTGGTTCCGTAAACGTGGCCTGGATTAAGGATGCCATGTCAAGTGGTATGGACGGAGCACTGCTGCTGGGATGTCGTTTTGGAGATGACTATCAGTGTCACTTTGTAAAGGGAAGTGAGCTTGCAAACCGTCGTATGGAAAACGTTGCTGAAACACTGAACTCCCTTGGTATGGAACCTGAGAGAGTAAAGCTTGCACAAGTCGCCATTGACGAGTACGATAAGGTACCTGAAATCATCAACAATTTTGTTGATGAAATAATGGAAATGGGACCAAACCCATTCAAAGGCTGGTAGTAGGAGGGAAAAAATGGCCGACCAAAAAAAGTGCAGCCGGATCTCGGGTTCGTACAGGGGGTTATGGATGCCGGTGGCGACACCGTTAACAGGTGCTACCAATGTGCTACCTGTTCGGTGGTGTGCCCTCTCTCTACAAATGAGAGCCCTTTCCCGAGAAAGGAAATGCTATGGGCACAGTGGGGGCTTGCTTCTAGGGTAGCAGGCGATGCAGACGTGTGGCTCTGTCATCAGTGCGGAGACTGCACTAAGTACTGTCCGAGGGGAGCAAGACCAGGAGACGTCCTTGGGGCAATTAGGGCAAATGCCATAAAGTATTATGCTACTCCCAAGGCACTAGCTGACATGCTAAGTAGCCCAGGAGGGATGTGGGGTGCAGTAGTAGCTGCAGCTGTATTGTGGCTTATTGTGGCTGCAATCTGGTCCCAAGTAACAGGCGAGGCCTTTCCATTTCCAGAGGGGCATATCGAGTTTCATAAATTCCTGAGTGTGATTCCCATTGACGCTGTGGTTCTGCCTGTTGTGGCCTTTGTGGTGTTTGCAAGCTACAAGGGAATAGTGTCCTTTTGGAATGACATCAGTGAAGGTGCTGGATTGCCAAAGTCCTTTAACGGTACATATCCAGCTCCACCTATAGGGATACTGGTATCAAACTACCTAATCCCATCAGTAAAAGAGATACTGAGTCATGAAAGGTTTAAAAAGTGTGGCCAGACTGCCGAGAGAACAAAAGGCCACCAGTGGGTATTGATAGCCTTCATCATATTATTTATCGTCACTACTATCGTGATGATTTATGCAGACGTCCTCGGCGGACTACTGGGAATAGAGGGGTTCCATACGCCGTTGGCCCTATGGAATCCTGTAAAAATTGCTGCAAATATCGGCGCCTTCTTGCTCATAGCAGGTATATGGATGATAAAGTCCATGAGGGATCAGAAGACCAAGGAAGGCGTGCTAAAGAGCTCTGCTCAGGACTGGAATCTGATCTGGTTGATATTTGCAGTAGGTATAACAGGGCTTGGGTCAGAGGTGTTCAGGCTGGTTCACCTTAAATTCCTGGCCTATCCAGTCTACATAGCTCATTTGGCCTGCGTCCTTATCCTGTTCCTTTCATTGCCTTACACTAAGTTTGCTCACCTCATTTATAGGACCACTGCCTATGTGCACCAGAGGTGGGCAGAGGATGTGAAGGCAGGAAGAGCAGGCTTTGGCTTGGAAAAGCCTGTAGGAACCGATGAACACTAGAAATAGATCATGACCTAGTTTTAATCAAAGGCGTCCACTGGACGCCTTTTTTTTTAAATCTCCTTTCTAGGGGAATTGACGAGTTGGTTGGGGAAAATATTGATTTATTGACATTGATTATATATAATGCCGCGTAATTTCTCTTAACGTAGCTCTTTGACAAATCAGGTAATTGTGGTAAAAGATTATAAAAAAAGTCTTGCGTTTTGAAAAAACATAGCTATTATATCAGCCTTAGTTCCGGGCTGGCGTAGCTCAATTGGTAGAGCAGCTGATTTGTAATCAGCAGG
This is a stretch of genomic DNA from Dissulfuribacter thermophilus. It encodes these proteins:
- a CDS encoding CoB--CoM heterodisulfide reductase iron-sulfur subunit A family protein — encoded protein: MSDKILVIGGGFSGLTAACEAAEMGYEVAIVEREDYLGGRVAQLNKYFPKLCPPTCGLEINFKRIRTNPRITFYTRSEVESVSGGPGAYNVKIKVNPKYTTPQCMNCKPGEAAATTEVPNEFNFGMDTRKGIYLPHPMAFPNQCVMDPAVAQSDEGKAIEAAMPAGHIDLGQQPETIDLNVGAIIIATGWDPYDATKMDNLGFGKYENIITNMMMERMASPSGPTGGKILRPSDKEAPKSIGFVQCAGSRDENHLPYCSFICCMATLKQITYIREQYPDTDVYVFYIDIRAAGRKYENFYAKVKADEKVKFIKGKVAEVREGSSPGSVILVAEDTIGGGKVEQEVDLAVLATGMQPTGAKVKIPGIQYDEDGFVVQQEGIIPCGCAKRPADVVSSAQSATAAALKAVQTIVRRAG
- the qmoC gene encoding quinone-interacting membrane-bound oxidoreductase complex subunit QmoC; the protein is MQPDLGFVQGVMDAGGDTVNRCYQCATCSVVCPLSTNESPFPRKEMLWAQWGLASRVAGDADVWLCHQCGDCTKYCPRGARPGDVLGAIRANAIKYYATPKALADMLSSPGGMWGAVVAAAVLWLIVAAIWSQVTGEAFPFPEGHIEFHKFLSVIPIDAVVLPVVAFVVFASYKGIVSFWNDISEGAGLPKSFNGTYPAPPIGILVSNYLIPSVKEILSHERFKKCGQTAERTKGHQWVLIAFIILFIVTTIVMIYADVLGGLLGIEGFHTPLALWNPVKIAANIGAFLLIAGIWMIKSMRDQKTKEGVLKSSAQDWNLIWLIFAVGITGLGSEVFRLVHLKFLAYPVYIAHLACVLILFLSLPYTKFAHLIYRTTAYVHQRWAEDVKAGRAGFGLEKPVGTDEH
- a CDS encoding ATP-binding cassette domain-containing protein, with the translated sequence MILSASGITFGYPKEEWLLFENLSFTIKGPGFFSLFGLSGAGKSTLGKILAGILKPSRGLVKKEPASGPILYSHSEERFPNWESVYQHLQKVSVKDNQHLLEKFKKIGLESVDLNTRFKDLSQGQKNRVNIARYLTQNFDCLIIDEALSNVDEPTREKILQFIKKEFSNRTILYISHHVIEVARFSKQIFILKRPTNSSIKKLFKIKGLDETPCCPYPQSTIKEKGIEVLEIAT
- a CDS encoding YkgJ family cysteine cluster protein, coding for MALKDLEKRVDQALKKNKPGSAIQPVRLERDSEFQFKCHPGVSCFTKCCRNMNIILTPYDIIRMKTRLGLTSDLFLRLYTEPELLGITGIPVARLKMMEERDGQCPFVTPEGCQIYTDRPVSCRYYPIGIASLRQQEKHAGEEEEFFFVVKEAHCKGFEEPATWTVDSWRADQEADLYDSMNRGWLELILRKRSFGEETEMPPRARELFYMATTNMERFRKFVFESRFLDTYIVKEDVLKKILEDDVELMQFGFEYLKTAVFGADSEIIQLRKDILDKTVKQIIKRRKKKQRRLEKLMKGRK
- the aprB gene encoding adenylyl-sulfate reductase subunit beta encodes the protein MPSFVNPEKCDGCKGGEKTACMYICPNDLMVLNPDAMRAYNQEPDQCWECYSCVKICPQGAIEVRHYADIAPMGGYVQPMRGTDSIMWTVKFRNGNMKRFKFPIRTTPEGSIKPYDGKPSPGADQLDNELLFTETEGGRATCKPSDFS
- the aprA gene encoding adenylyl-sulfate reductase subunit alpha, encoding MALPNKPTWELLAEPDLSKVPVEEHEYDALLVGGGMACCGAAWEIGKWLPDGATCALVDKAALERSGAVAQGLSAINTYIGENTPADYVRMVRNDLMGVVREDLIFDLGRHVDDSVHHFEEWGLPIWKKKGSEGKKLTEGGEPVRTGKWQIMINGESYKCIVAEAAKAALEEKGYDLFERIFIVKLLLDANKPNTIAGAVGFSVRENKVHIFKAKAILVACGGAVNIFRPRSTDEGKGRAWYPVWNAGSTYTMCMQVGAEMTMMENRFTPSRFKDGYGPVGAWFLLFKATVTNGYGEHYLKSDACKAELEKYAPYGTAPIIPTCLRNHLMLFEMKEGRGPIYMDTAAALNAFLEEKRAEGMDEKSLKRYWKELESEAWEDFLDMSVGQAGLWASMNIEPEKVGSEIMPTEPYMLGSHSGCCGIWVSGPNEDWVPDDYKWGYNRMTTVNGLFTAGDGVGASGHKFSSGSHAEGRIAAKAMARYIRDNKDFTPTIKQSADELKAEIYKPVTVYYENYQKTTHEMVNPNYIKPRHMMERLMKYTDEYGAGWSPYYMTNAKLLDIAMQHLQWLREDSEKMAAGGLHELLRAWENLHRIWCVEDHLRHIQFREESRYPGFYYRGDFPEADSKTFEEGGWKCFVNSKYNPETGEWEVMKKPCHQIIPD
- a CDS encoding FAD-dependent oxidoreductase, yielding MSKKIGVYIYTGDGIKEAIDVDKLVELATGELGATVAKTHENLYSPDGVAMVKQDVESEGLNAIVIAGVSPRHEFKEFDFPGVYLEKLGLRELVAWSHQISEDDENADAKKEHVQELAEDYIRMAVTKVQKAEMPEPDKMEQPSDRILVIGGGVTGMTAALEAAEAGYKVTIVEREPELGGFAAKLRKQLPLGPDYSQLVPPLVQDLISKVQSNDNIEVKTSTEVARIANVPGDYRVSFKEAGTKSEWDAPVPLTDEEKLDENGNELPAEELKKKYEEKNEGRKEYTEVDPNAEVYGAVIVASGWKPYVPAEGEFEHLAWGNPNVVTNCQFEELAKAGKVKRPSDGKEVKAVAFIQSPGGKDDDADFPYASAVTSLVSLKQAKYVREDQPEEGKAYIFYQHMRTPGQYEYFYKGLQDDPGIFLAKGSVTEVKDNGQGGLTVNVENTLLGDSISVDVDMVVLATGMVPTTRDEAVVNLAYRQGPAFRDLDLFGGYCDSNFICFPYETRRTGIYAAGGVHRSMTIKEAMEDAAGAALKAVQCIKAAQEGHAVHPRTWDYDYPSFYFQRCTQCKRCTEECPFGALDDDEKGTPKPNPTRCRRCGTCMGACPERIIGFKDYNIDVVGSMIKAIEVPDDDDEKLRMIVFACENDAYPCLDMAASKGYWWSPLVRIIPVRCLGSVNVAWIKDAMSSGMDGALLLGCRFGDDYQCHFVKGSELANRRMENVAETLNSLGMEPERVKLAQVAIDEYDKVPEIINNFVDEIMEMGPNPFKGW
- the mobA gene encoding molybdenum cofactor guanylyltransferase, with the protein product MEIVKREKLTYCEFMTGAILAGGKSSRFGENKALFPIHGIPIIKKIIDILHKNTEELFIVARDAAPYKSFGVKVIKDIYPGKGPLAGLHASLLNARSDRVFLIACDMPFLSDKLVAHMRSIRSSAPVVVPLSQKGLEPLHAIYKKELVSIVEKRILSGNLSLKGLVESVPHTIVRLDELPQNFFTELSVLNINTKLDLEKATQLYDKCVSDNEERISNS
- a CDS encoding ABC transporter permease; this encodes MQALERLTQFVIIFAIFLFLLLGIKYSFNVSDYVIPSFQELLEEAKNIFRPYLFATLNTFVVAVIGHAFATLLAIIVASLASLKSWAGSLAKTASYNLQAYPVVAVSPIIFLFFGDGLASRIIIAGLICYFPLLLSFIGIFSVPVPEVEHFFKITGRLKRGLMLKIRTIENLEKVVTVVVGSGTMAMVGTIVAEFLAATNGIGYSIRKALYQSNLARIIIALFLIGLVSSCYLATLEGMGKWLKKRIIG